The Triticum aestivum cultivar Chinese Spring chromosome 5A, IWGSC CS RefSeq v2.1, whole genome shotgun sequence genomic sequence gccaccgccgccgcctgaccGCGCCGGCTTCGAGTCggaggacgacgaggacgaggacggggACGGCTGGCGCGGCGCCAGGGCGTGCCATGCGGCcgcggccgcggaggccgcccgCGACCTCTTGCTCCGCGCGCCGCGGCCAGGCGCGGCCGCCGACGCGGAATTCTCCTGCTTCACCACGACGCCCCCGTTCCTCGCGGCGGCCGCCATCGCCGCCTGCACGGCCGGCGGGTAGTTGGGGATGTCCGGGTAGGAGTCGTCCACGAAGTTGGACAGCCACTCCAGCTCCGCGGCTTCCTCAGTCTGCAGCACGTACACATCAAGCATTTAAGTAAGCTTTTATTACTAGCTGGCTAGCTAGATCTCAATCACCAATTTCTTCCGTTGCTTAATTCTCAGTTTCTCACACATTTCTTCAAGAATTAAGATCAACCACGCGATCGAATGTTGAAGTGAATAATTACCGGGACAGGCAGGTAAAACTCGTCGGCGAAGGAGAGGTTGAAGGACGacgggtggtggtgctggtggtccGACGAGGAGGCCGCAGCAGCCGCAGGCGGGGCCGGCGCGTTGTCGCCGCCCTGGCCGGCGCCGCCATTATTCGCGCCGGAGAAGAAGTCGTGCGCGCCGAGGTGTGAGGAGAGGTCGAGCATCTCGTCGACGCGcatggggtcggcggtgccgtcccCGCCCGCGGCGCCCCCGTAGAAATGGTACTGGTGCGGGGGCTGGGAGTGGGTGTAGgccgagtggtggtggtggtggtggtggttcatGGGCGAGGCGGCAGCGGATGGCGGCGCGTGGTGGTAGTGCGAGCCCATGCCGAGCTCCATGCCCAAGGCTGCCTCCCACTCCGGCGCCATGCCTGCCAGCTTAATTATACTACCGGAACGTACTGGAACGTGCAGCGAGTggagtggagtggctagctagctagtagtagctCGCAGTAATGGCGGGGTGGCAGTACACTgagcgagagtgagagtgtgacaGTGGCTGTAGCTGCCGGCAGAGGCTAagcttggcttgggggcaagctaGGCTTGGCTCTGGGGAGCTCCAGTCGCGTCTCGCACCAGTAACAGGAAAGCCGCCGAAGCAAAACCATTAATATAGAGGAGGAAAGCAAGCCAAGCTAGCTAGCGCTAGGCGAGGTGAGGGTGAGAGGTGATGCATGATGAGCACATGAAAGGGGAACTGAGCTAGCCGGGGAGGTCCATGCCATGGTGGTAAATTATTACTACCACTGGCAGAGGAGTGAGGAAGCAGCTTGTGTCGTGGTGTAGACGTGTAGTGTGAGTGTGCAGG encodes the following:
- the LOC123106098 gene encoding GATA transcription factor 2 yields the protein MAPEWEAALGMELGMGSHYHHAPPSAAASPMNHHHHHHHSAYTHSQPPHQYHFYGGAAGGDGTADPMRVDEMLDLSSHLGAHDFFSGANNGGAGQGGDNAPAPPAAAAASSSDHQHHHPSSFNLSFADEFYLPVPTEEAAELEWLSNFVDDSYPDIPNYPPAVQAAMAAAARNGGVVVKQENSASAAAPGRGARSKRSRAASAAAAAWHALAPRQPSPSSSSSSSDSKPARSGGGGGVKKSGLVVGAAELGGGGDQNGEVRRCTHCASEKTPQWRTGPLGPKTLCNACGVRYKSGRLVPEYRPAASPTFVLTQHSNSHRKVMELRRQNELVHLRGGVSGGVVSASSGSGGAAEHMFRDYGVCLPTRSPAGSSSLASY